From a single Sulfurimonas sp. genomic region:
- a CDS encoding M48 family metallopeptidase, producing the protein MLMTIVAIYTLYVLVSIYVSVMQIGYINEAKNKDAVLLSPSEFVKAASYSVAKEKLSIFTSFFDYIFFIAWMGFGISYLSSNIFFENEVFLNIAIVMGFVIINAVLSLPASYYEKFVLDEQYGFNKSTFGLWLKDTVISFVMTLIFGSIVVWGIYEIISNFSLWWLWSFLFIFGVVVLINMLYPAFRAMFFDKLTPLKDEDLDAKIKELMDKTGFKSSGVFVSDASKRDARLNAYFGGFGKAKRVVLFDTLIEKLSTRELLAVLGHELGHFAHGDIYKNIALVGGMLFIMFGIFGNLPESLYLELGISQEPYLVMILLMLFMPVLGFIMMPIMGMVSRHNEYEADRMGSELGGAGGEIELANALKKLVEENKSFPLSHPLYIFFHYTHPPVIERLRELGVDI; encoded by the coding sequence ATGTTGATGACAATAGTCGCTATATATACTTTATATGTCTTAGTGTCTATCTATGTAAGTGTTATGCAGATTGGATATATTAACGAGGCTAAAAACAAAGATGCAGTACTCCTTAGCCCGAGTGAATTTGTAAAAGCTGCTTCATATTCCGTAGCCAAAGAGAAACTCTCTATTTTTACATCTTTTTTTGATTATATATTTTTTATAGCATGGATGGGTTTTGGTATATCTTATCTAAGTTCAAATATCTTCTTTGAAAACGAAGTATTTTTAAATATTGCTATTGTGATGGGTTTTGTAATTATAAATGCTGTTTTATCACTTCCTGCATCTTACTATGAAAAATTCGTCTTAGATGAACAGTACGGTTTTAATAAATCAACATTTGGTTTATGGTTAAAAGATACCGTGATCAGCTTTGTTATGACTTTAATTTTCGGTTCAATCGTAGTTTGGGGTATTTATGAGATTATCTCAAATTTCAGCTTGTGGTGGTTATGGAGTTTTTTATTTATATTTGGTGTAGTTGTACTTATAAATATGCTTTATCCGGCATTTCGTGCAATGTTCTTTGACAAGCTAACACCTCTTAAAGATGAAGACTTAGATGCTAAGATCAAAGAACTTATGGATAAAACAGGCTTTAAAAGTTCAGGTGTATTTGTAAGTGATGCTAGTAAACGAGATGCAAGATTAAATGCATATTTTGGTGGTTTTGGAAAAGCTAAAAGGGTAGTGTTGTTTGATACTCTGATTGAGAAGCTTAGTACAAGAGAGCTTTTAGCTGTTTTAGGGCATGAACTTGGTCACTTCGCACACGGTGATATATATAAAAATATAGCATTAGTAGGCGGTATGTTATTTATAATGTTTGGAATTTTCGGTAATCTTCCTGAATCTCTTTATTTAGAGCTTGGAATATCTCAAGAACCATATTTAGTTATGATCTTACTTATGCTTTTTATGCCTGTTTTAGGCTTTATTATGATGCCTATTATGGGAATGGTAAGCAGACATAACGAATATGAAGCTGATCGCATGGGAAGTGAGTTAGGTGGAGCAGGCGGTGAGATAGAACTTGCGAATGCACTTAAAAAACTTGTAGAGGAAAATAAAAGCTTTCCGCTTTCACACCCTCTTTATATTTTCTTTCATTACACACATCCGCCTGTAATTGAAAGACTTAGAGAGTTAGGGGTAGATATATAA
- a CDS encoding ion transporter, which produces MDILSKGIINISYALDESEKYNNTKKFFYNLLENDSYRLKKYFDGFMITLIFLSVYILIRDVKHDINEFWIGFNNIVISIIFLIEYSLRFWVSSSISKVVIHQNEHNLMLNRKFSIKKLFIHVAKDKLKYVLSIKAIIDLLAIIPFFHQLRLLRVLILFRVFKLFRYAKSFQTFVSVLATKKFEFITLLMFASIIIFVSSVLVYVMEANNPSSPINTLFDAFYWSIVTISTVGYGDVTAVTNEGRIVALLVITSGIAVLAFSTSLVVSAFSEKLDEMKEMKSIDNVSKYKSFYLICGYEGIASEVAKILRSNNFDILVMDEDEGRIKNAIKDGFEALNFDPGEVESYKKLNIDISKQVRAVLALRQSDVENVYTTLTVRSMHQDVYILSLLMDEMHRNKLSIAGANEIIYSKDLVGMIAKEFVGQPVAFEVIHALRSEYSGVDMEEILVTNRISSYIKQVNQLENEKYRVVLLGIWKKEEDKFLFNPPKDTSIDLGDYLVVIGNSLFIREFKRAVQKKIFR; this is translated from the coding sequence ATGGATATCTTAAGCAAGGGTATTATAAACATCTCCTATGCTTTGGATGAATCTGAAAAATACAACAATACAAAAAAGTTTTTTTACAATCTGCTAGAAAACGATAGTTACAGACTAAAAAAATATTTTGACGGCTTTATGATCACACTTATATTTTTAAGTGTATATATCCTTATACGTGACGTTAAACACGATATTAATGAATTTTGGATCGGTTTTAACAACATTGTAATATCTATAATATTTCTAATAGAGTACTCTCTTAGATTTTGGGTAAGCAGTAGTATAAGCAAAGTTGTAATACATCAAAACGAGCATAATTTGATGTTAAACAGAAAGTTTAGCATCAAAAAGCTTTTTATTCATGTAGCAAAAGATAAATTAAAATATGTACTTTCAATCAAAGCCATAATAGATCTTCTTGCAATTATACCGTTCTTTCACCAATTAAGACTTCTTAGAGTTCTAATTCTATTTAGAGTATTTAAACTCTTCCGTTATGCTAAGAGTTTTCAGACTTTTGTATCTGTTCTTGCTACGAAGAAGTTTGAATTTATTACACTATTAATGTTTGCATCGATCATTATATTTGTATCATCTGTTTTAGTATATGTTATGGAGGCAAACAACCCATCTTCACCTATTAATACACTTTTTGATGCTTTTTACTGGTCTATAGTTACAATATCTACAGTTGGTTATGGAGATGTAACTGCTGTTACCAATGAAGGGCGAATAGTTGCACTTTTAGTGATCACTTCAGGTATAGCTGTACTTGCTTTTTCAACATCTCTTGTTGTATCTGCTTTTAGTGAAAAACTAGATGAGATGAAAGAGATGAAAAGTATAGATAATGTTTCTAAATACAAATCTTTTTATCTTATCTGTGGATATGAAGGTATAGCTAGTGAAGTAGCAAAAATTCTTAGAAGCAACAACTTTGATATTTTAGTTATGGATGAGGATGAAGGACGGATTAAAAATGCTATAAAAGATGGCTTTGAAGCTCTTAACTTTGATCCTGGAGAAGTTGAAAGTTATAAGAAATTAAATATAGACATATCAAAACAGGTTAGAGCTGTTTTAGCACTTCGTCAAAGTGATGTAGAAAATGTTTATACGACTCTTACCGTTCGCTCAATGCATCAGGATGTATATATATTGTCACTTTTAATGGATGAGATGCATAGAAATAAACTCTCTATTGCCGGTGCAAATGAAATAATATACTCAAAAGATCTAGTAGGTATGATTGCAAAAGAATTTGTAGGTCAGCCAGTTGCATTTGAAGTTATACATGCCCTTAGAAGTGAGTATTCAGGTGTAGATATGGAAGAAATTTTGGTTACTAACCGTATCAGCAGTTATATAAAGCAGGTAAATCAATTAGAAAATGAAAAATATCGTGTCGTGCTACTAGGTATATGGAAAAAGGAAGAAGACAAGTTTTTATTTAATCCTCCAAAAGACACATCAATAGACCTTGGTGACTATTTGGTAGTTATAGGTAATTCACTCTTTATTCGTGAGTTTAAAAGAGCAGTCCAAAAGAAGATTTTTAGATGA
- a CDS encoding NAD(P)H-dependent glycerol-3-phosphate dehydrogenase — protein MKSIGVIGAGKWGSALAYAFSEKNDVVITSRTPRDLPNFVTLEEALKCEYLIMAIPAQQVSSWLEKNFKFNSQKILVVAKGIEASSGRFLNDIYKPYVPDSNIAFLSGPSFAAEVQKSLPTALVVNSLNEELARDFAELFPSFIKSYTSTDVIGAEIAGAYKNVIAIAAGICEGLGLGKNAAAALISRGLVEMERFGLAYGAREETFTGLGGAGDLFLTASSNMSRNFRVGLGLAKGKNQDEILTELGEVAEGIGTTYALHEISEHKDLYLPIAKEVYEVLEGKDPQKSLKDLLSK, from the coding sequence GTGAAGTCAATTGGAGTGATTGGAGCAGGTAAGTGGGGAAGTGCATTAGCTTACGCATTTAGTGAAAAAAATGACGTAGTTATAACATCCCGTACACCTCGCGATTTACCAAATTTTGTAACTTTAGAAGAGGCTTTAAAGTGTGAATACCTAATAATGGCTATTCCTGCTCAGCAAGTCTCATCGTGGCTTGAGAAAAACTTCAAGTTTAACTCTCAAAAGATATTAGTAGTAGCTAAGGGGATCGAAGCTTCAAGCGGGCGTTTTTTAAATGATATTTATAAGCCTTACGTGCCTGATTCAAACATAGCCTTTTTATCTGGACCGTCATTCGCTGCCGAAGTTCAAAAATCACTTCCTACAGCTCTTGTCGTAAACTCTTTAAATGAAGAGTTAGCAAGAGATTTTGCAGAGTTGTTTCCATCTTTTATTAAAAGCTATACATCGACTGATGTAATAGGGGCTGAGATAGCAGGTGCATATAAAAACGTTATAGCAATAGCAGCCGGAATTTGTGAAGGTTTAGGTCTTGGAAAAAATGCCGCAGCAGCTCTCATCTCTCGTGGGCTAGTTGAGATGGAGCGTTTCGGTCTTGCTTATGGAGCACGAGAGGAAACTTTTACAGGGCTTGGAGGTGCAGGTGATCTGTTCTTAACGGCAAGTTCAAATATGAGTAGAAATTTCCGTGTAGGTCTTGGTCTGGCAAAAGGGAAAAACCAAGATGAGATCCTTACTGAACTAGGCGAAGTTGCAGAGGGTATAGGGACAACTTATGCACTTCATGAGATATCTGAACATAAAGATCTTTATCTGCCGATTGCTAAAGAGGTTTATGAAGTATTAGAGGGTAAAGATCCTCAAAAAAGTTTAAAAGATTTACTGTCAAAATAA
- a CDS encoding DASS family sodium-coupled anion symporter: protein MYEHKEQLQKIGIGLGAWVLVFALSMMLFNPIQSSLLALIAMMVVLWTNEGLPLAVVSLLPIILFPAFSVLDTKATAINYSHPIIYLFLGGFLLAIAVEKTKLHTWIADKMLSLFPNTPRGMIFSLAITSGLLSSILSNTTTTLLLMSIALFITEDVKLKLRFALAIAYGASVGGIMTPIGTPPNLILLGVMSEKGMETIPFFQWMWMVAPLAIAMFIVVSMFLSLGVPNVPIHRESERKPLEVKQKKVLFIIGSLILMLLLNAPMKPFWPGLGLSEAGMLLAAGLILFAPPFSILEWMEDKAKIPYRIMFLFGAGFSIAKAFSETGLASEVASYLISMTELHPIILLFAVAMLITFTTEITSNTALISIMLPVIYSVAVQTGINTTLFMMVATLCASYAFMLPIATPPNAIAMSSGVVDVKSMIRYGIVLNFVGIFLIVMIAEFFWKGIL from the coding sequence ATGTATGAACATAAAGAACAACTGCAAAAGATAGGAATAGGATTAGGTGCTTGGGTATTGGTATTTGCCTTATCAATGATGCTATTTAATCCTATACAGTCTTCACTATTGGCTCTAATTGCAATGATGGTTGTTCTTTGGACAAATGAAGGACTGCCTTTGGCAGTTGTGTCACTGCTTCCAATCATACTGTTTCCTGCATTTTCAGTGCTTGATACAAAAGCAACAGCGATCAACTACTCACATCCGATTATATATCTTTTTTTAGGTGGTTTCTTACTTGCTATTGCAGTTGAGAAAACAAAACTGCATACTTGGATAGCTGATAAGATGCTTTCACTTTTTCCAAATACTCCACGCGGTATGATCTTCTCTTTGGCAATAACATCAGGTCTGCTTAGCTCAATTTTATCAAATACTACAACTACGCTTTTGTTAATGTCTATAGCATTGTTTATCACAGAAGATGTAAAACTAAAACTTAGATTTGCTCTTGCAATCGCTTATGGTGCGAGTGTAGGCGGGATTATGACGCCTATCGGTACTCCACCAAATTTAATTTTACTTGGCGTAATGTCTGAAAAAGGGATGGAAACCATACCATTTTTCCAATGGATGTGGATGGTGGCACCACTTGCAATAGCTATGTTTATAGTTGTAAGTATGTTTTTAAGTCTTGGAGTACCAAATGTACCTATTCATAGAGAGAGTGAAAGAAAACCGCTTGAAGTAAAGCAGAAAAAAGTGTTATTCATTATAGGCTCTTTAATACTAATGCTTCTACTAAATGCACCTATGAAACCGTTTTGGCCGGGTCTTGGTCTAAGTGAAGCAGGGATGCTTCTTGCTGCAGGGCTAATTCTTTTTGCTCCACCGTTTAGTATCTTAGAGTGGATGGAAGACAAAGCAAAGATCCCATATAGAATTATGTTTTTATTTGGTGCAGGTTTTTCTATTGCAAAAGCTTTTAGTGAAACAGGTCTTGCGTCTGAAGTTGCATCATATCTAATATCTATGACAGAACTTCATCCAATCATTTTACTCTTTGCCGTGGCAATGCTTATTACATTTACTACAGAGATCACATCAAACACCGCACTTATATCTATAATGCTTCCTGTAATATACTCAGTAGCTGTTCAGACAGGTATAAATACGACACTTTTTATGATGGTAGCAACTCTTTGTGCCAGTTATGCATTTATGCTTCCAATTGCAACTCCGCCAAATGCTATTGCCATGAGTAGCGGGGTAGTCGATGTTAAAAGTATGATAAGATACGGAATTGTTTTAAATTTTGTAGGTATTTTTTTAATAGTTATGATAGCTGAATTTTTTTGGAAAGGAATTTTATAA
- the gatB gene encoding Asp-tRNA(Asn)/Glu-tRNA(Gln) amidotransferase subunit GatB, whose amino-acid sequence MFEVVIGLEVHVQLNTKTKLFCSCPTSFNHKQNTNTCPTCLALPGALPVFNKEVLHKSIMFGTAIDATINQTSYFDRKSYFYPDSPSAYQITQLYTPVVEHGELEIDFEDGTHKTIRINRAHIEADAGKNIHDGEISKVDLNRAGTPLLEIVSEPDMRSAEEAILYLKKLHSIIRYLDIGDANMQEGSFRVDVNVSIRPKGDEKLYTRVEVKNINSFKFIHKAIEVEVERQIDAWEDGLYDDEIFQETRLYDQDKNETRSMRGKEEAADYRYFPEPDLLKAVVTDEMMELYSKIPELPDEKRDRFVKEYGMSEYNAGVITSSVEMAEYFETMMEEGISAKNAATWLTVELLGRLKGDMTITNCHVDAKKLGLLVKRIEDQTISGKAAKEVLDKLVEENLDVDGVIDALGLKQVTDMGAIEAICDEIIGANPEKVAEYQGGKEKLFGFFVGQVMKASKGTASPQAVNEILKSKLG is encoded by the coding sequence ATGTTTGAAGTAGTAATAGGACTTGAAGTCCATGTACAACTAAACACTAAAACTAAACTTTTTTGCTCGTGTCCTACGAGTTTTAATCATAAACAAAATACAAATACATGTCCAACTTGTTTAGCACTACCTGGTGCACTTCCTGTATTTAACAAAGAAGTTTTACACAAGTCTATTATGTTCGGTACGGCTATAGACGCAACAATAAATCAGACATCTTATTTTGACAGAAAATCTTACTTCTATCCAGACAGCCCATCTGCTTATCAGATCACTCAGCTTTATACTCCTGTAGTTGAACACGGTGAATTAGAGATTGATTTTGAAGATGGTACTCATAAAACTATCCGTATAAATCGTGCTCATATTGAAGCAGATGCTGGTAAAAACATCCACGACGGAGAGATATCAAAAGTTGATTTAAATCGTGCAGGTACTCCGCTTTTAGAGATCGTTAGTGAGCCTGATATGCGTAGTGCTGAAGAAGCTATTCTTTACCTTAAAAAGCTTCACTCAATTATTCGTTACCTAGATATTGGTGATGCGAATATGCAAGAAGGTTCATTTAGAGTTGACGTTAATGTATCTATCCGTCCAAAGGGTGATGAGAAGCTTTACACACGTGTAGAGGTTAAAAATATCAACTCATTCAAATTTATCCATAAAGCGATCGAAGTTGAAGTAGAGCGTCAGATTGATGCTTGGGAAGATGGTCTTTACGATGATGAGATCTTCCAAGAAACTAGACTTTATGATCAGGACAAAAATGAAACACGTTCTATGCGTGGTAAAGAGGAAGCTGCTGATTATAGATATTTCCCAGAACCAGATCTTTTAAAAGCTGTAGTAACTGATGAGATGATGGAGTTATACTCAAAAATACCTGAACTTCCTGATGAAAAGCGTGATAGATTTGTAAAAGAATACGGTATGAGTGAGTACAATGCTGGTGTAATTACATCAAGCGTTGAGATGGCTGAGTATTTCGAGACTATGATGGAAGAAGGCATTAGCGCTAAAAATGCGGCTACATGGCTAACGGTTGAGCTACTAGGTCGCCTAAAAGGTGATATGACAATTACAAACTGTCATGTAGATGCTAAGAAACTAGGACTTCTTGTTAAACGTATAGAAGATCAGACTATAAGCGGTAAAGCTGCCAAAGAGGTACTTGACAAGCTTGTAGAAGAGAACCTTGACGTTGATGGTGTTATAGACGCACTTGGACTTAAACAAGTTACAGATATGGGTGCTATTGAAGCTATATGTGATGAGATTATAGGTGCTAATCCTGAAAAAGTTGCAGAGTATCAAGGTGGAAAAGAGAAGCTGTTTGGTTTCTTTGTCGGCCAGGTTATGAAGGCAAGTAAAGGTACTGCAAGCCCACAAGCAGTAAACGAAATTTTAAAATCAAAACTAGGGTAA
- a CDS encoding MFS transporter, with the protein MNISKLTKITLLLLSMLTMMSNVAIVTMLPHLNEHFEGVDNIELYSRLMITLPSLSIAFLSPFLGHLVYKIGKKRSAVIALVLFSLFGTAGLYLQSIYELLFSRFLFGIAIAMLMIISTSLIGDYFKNEDRHKFMGLQSAFISIGGIMFIVGGGVLSDIGWRYPFWIYILGLVVLVFVLKYLVEVKTSEITDEDDTYLNHNLWYIYLLAFILMLIFYILPTQIPFLIVNVFGASGTLTGAIIATAFVFNAIGAISFSKLKKRFEFSSIYMIGMAIIAFGFMAIGNVNNVYLFFITSPIMGFGGGLLMANMTSWMLHVAHHTKRIKVSAYLTSAYFFGQFCSPIATMPLVKYAGVKDFFELSSILLVLILSVFLVFNRIRKIYK; encoded by the coding sequence ATGAATATTTCAAAACTTACAAAAATAACTTTGTTACTTTTGTCTATGTTGACTATGATGTCAAATGTAGCAATAGTAACAATGCTCCCACATCTAAACGAACACTTTGAAGGTGTAGATAACATTGAACTTTATTCAAGATTGATGATCACTCTGCCATCACTCTCAATTGCATTTTTATCTCCATTTTTAGGACACTTAGTATATAAGATCGGTAAAAAAAGATCTGCTGTAATTGCTTTGGTTTTATTCTCTTTGTTTGGAACGGCTGGACTTTACTTACAGAGTATATATGAGCTTTTATTTTCAAGATTTTTATTTGGTATTGCTATAGCAATGCTCATGATCATCTCTACATCTTTGATTGGTGATTATTTTAAAAATGAAGACAGACATAAGTTTATGGGTCTGCAAAGTGCTTTTATATCTATAGGTGGAATAATGTTTATAGTAGGCGGTGGAGTTCTTTCAGACATAGGTTGGAGATATCCTTTTTGGATCTATATACTTGGTTTAGTTGTCCTAGTTTTTGTTTTAAAGTATCTTGTTGAAGTAAAAACATCTGAGATAACAGATGAAGATGATACTTATCTAAATCATAACCTTTGGTATATATACCTTCTGGCTTTTATATTGATGTTGATTTTTTATATATTGCCTACTCAAATACCGTTTTTGATTGTCAATGTTTTTGGTGCTAGTGGCACTTTAACAGGAGCTATTATAGCTACAGCTTTTGTATTTAATGCCATTGGTGCTATAAGCTTTTCAAAACTAAAAAAGAGGTTTGAATTTAGCAGCATATATATGATCGGTATGGCTATTATTGCCTTTGGGTTTATGGCTATAGGGAATGTTAATAATGTTTACCTGTTTTTCATAACATCTCCAATTATGGGATTTGGAGGTGGTTTGTTAATGGCAAATATGACTTCATGGATGCTTCATGTTGCACACCATACAAAACGTATAAAGGTATCTGCTTATTTAACCAGTGCATATTTTTTTGGGCAGTTTTGTTCACCAATAGCAACTATGCCACTAGTTAAGTATGCCGGAGTTAAAGATTTCTTTGAATTAAGCAGTATATTGCTTGTCTTAATTTTATCTGTTTTTTTAGTTTTTAACAGAATTAGAAAAATATATAAATAA
- a CDS encoding NAD-binding protein — protein sequence MKQIIDRKATALLFGYNEYSLEIKKSIAFKYDDIELFSLDDNPESNKFDLSDDWNELEERFDMDNSIAFCVLKDDAKNIFLTLSLRSSFKNLKIIAFCKNKEGATKLTLAGADKVIPLVQTTAAMISDMLRKPIVTKVMHGILYEKSDLKIAQICVEKDADFIGKHPFDVNWGEEYGIIVLSIMQDDVDSSFIYSSKAKHKEIKTGDILIVVGYDKDIIEFESLIGSRCEVNWSDWSR from the coding sequence ATGAAACAAATAATAGACAGAAAAGCAACAGCACTTTTATTTGGATATAATGAGTACTCACTAGAGATAAAAAAGAGTATAGCTTTTAAATATGATGATATAGAACTTTTTAGTTTAGATGATAATCCTGAATCAAATAAGTTTGATTTGAGTGATGACTGGAATGAACTTGAAGAACGTTTTGATATGGATAATTCGATAGCATTTTGTGTTTTAAAAGATGATGCAAAAAATATTTTTTTAACTTTGTCGTTAAGATCAAGTTTTAAAAATCTAAAAATTATAGCTTTTTGTAAAAATAAAGAGGGAGCTACCAAACTTACTTTAGCAGGTGCTGACAAGGTTATACCACTTGTCCAGACTACTGCTGCTATGATAAGTGATATGCTTAGAAAACCGATCGTTACGAAGGTTATGCACGGTATTTTATATGAGAAAAGTGATCTCAAAATTGCTCAGATATGTGTTGAAAAAGATGCAGACTTTATAGGCAAACATCCTTTTGATGTTAATTGGGGTGAGGAATACGGAATTATTGTTCTTTCAATTATGCAAGATGATGTCGATTCTAGTTTTATATACTCATCAAAAGCAAAACATAAAGAGATAAAAACAGGTGATATCCTAATAGTTGTAGGATATGATAAAGATATAATAGAATTTGAATCATTGATAGGGAGTAGATGTGAAGTCAATTGGAGTGATTGGAGCAGGTAA
- a CDS encoding Dabb family protein — protein sequence MIVHIVMFKFKDENKQENLMVVKSKLEELVSKIPMLDKMEVGIDFNQSERAFDLSLYSTFATKDDLKAYAIHPAHLEVVELIKNVTEVSKVVDYEI from the coding sequence ATGATAGTACATATAGTTATGTTTAAATTTAAAGATGAAAACAAGCAAGAGAACCTTATGGTTGTTAAAAGTAAGTTAGAGGAGTTAGTATCAAAAATACCGATGCTTGATAAGATGGAAGTTGGTATTGATTTTAACCAAAGTGAACGTGCTTTTGATCTTTCACTTTATTCGACATTTGCTACAAAAGATGATCTTAAAGCTTATGCTATACACCCTGCACATCTTGAAGTAGTAGAGTTAATTAAAAATGTTACAGAGGTTTCTAAAGTAGTTGATTACGAAATATAA
- a CDS encoding cytochrome C — translation MKKIYLILVLITSIYAEAYTKQNRIDDMQKMAEAMSLIETGFFYNNKDIVRDGALKLSKAVVRVKPPLTKEESKEPLAKRVKLKIDLSNDIVSKIDEKAKTIYNRFDAKDARSSIQAYTSIVKQCMKCHYEIRHW, via the coding sequence ATGAAAAAAATCTATTTAATATTAGTGTTAATTACCTCAATTTATGCAGAGGCATATACCAAACAAAACAGAATAGATGATATGCAAAAGATGGCAGAGGCGATGTCATTAATTGAAACTGGTTTTTTTTATAATAATAAAGATATTGTAAGAGATGGTGCTTTAAAACTTTCAAAAGCAGTAGTTAGAGTTAAACCGCCTTTGACTAAAGAGGAAAGCAAAGAACCATTAGCTAAGAGAGTTAAATTAAAAATTGATTTATCAAACGATATTGTTTCAAAAATAGATGAAAAAGCTAAAACAATATACAACCGTTTTGATGCAAAAGACGCTCGTTCATCTATACAAGCTTATACCAGTATAGTTAAGCAGTGCATGAAATGCCACTACGAAATTCGCCACTGGTAA